The following proteins are encoded in a genomic region of Streptococcus cristatus AS 1.3089:
- a CDS encoding thiol reductase thioredoxin, which yields MEQFAQNIKDLEVTTVDRARQAIADKETATFFVGRQSCPYCRKFAATLAGVVADTKAHIFFINSEEASELEKLQAFRSEYSIPTVPGFVHVQDGQVAVRCDSSMTADEIKAFVGI from the coding sequence ATGGAACAATTTGCTCAAAATATTAAAGACTTGGAAGTCACAACTGTTGACCGAGCTCGCCAAGCTATTGCTGACAAAGAAACTGCAACTTTCTTCGTCGGTCGCCAATCTTGCCCATACTGCCGTAAATTCGCTGCTACTCTTGCAGGTGTTGTCGCTGATACCAAGGCGCATATTTTCTTTATCAATAGCGAAGAAGCTAGCGAATTAGAGAAACTGCAAGCCTTCCGTTCAGAATACAGCATTCCTACGGTTCCTGGTTTTGTTCATGTTCAAGACGGCCAAGTAGCTGTTCGTTGTGATTCTTCTATGACTGCAGATGAGATTAAAGCTTTTGTTGGGATTTAA